A stretch of the Panicum virgatum strain AP13 chromosome 9N, P.virgatum_v5, whole genome shotgun sequence genome encodes the following:
- the LOC120687879 gene encoding rhomboid-like protein 19: protein MSASATLNPAAGGKSFTGFTNLCKGLAVILFLAHILVQLFPSAAGYLALIPARTIPFAWNLVTAGYVEQTVPGVIVSIVGLLLFGKVLEPLWGAKELLKFIFIVNLLTSACVFVTTIVLYYITQEESYLYTPLSGFYGVLSGLLVGIKQILPDQELNLFVLKISAKWVPSMVAFVSVVVSFFLKESMAYLPTILLGIYVSWIYLRYFQKRLEVGLRGDPSDEFSFSSFFPGFLRPILDPIASIFHKLFCGRSARSEGTGQALDGSQFPGSGSIEANRRRERGQRALEQRLAEKLAAVRSAEGKAPPSPPTQQLEDDASDKV from the exons ATGAGCGCCTCCGCCACCCTGAACCCCGCAGCG GGAGGGAAATCCTTCACGGGGTTCACCAATCTGTGCAAGGGCCTCGCCGTCATCCTGTTCCTCGCCCACATTTTGGTCCAGCTCTTCCCTTCGGCCGCCGGCTACCTCGCGCTGATACCGGCCAG GACGATCCCATTTGCTTGGAACCTGGTAACAGCTGGTTATGTTGAGCAAACAGTTCCAGGG GTGATTGTTAGCATAGTTGGTCTCCTTCTGTTTGGGAAGGTGCTGGAGCCTCTATGGGGTGCTAAGGAGTTGCTCAAGTTCATTTTTATTGTTAATCTGTTAACTTCAGCGTGTGTCTTCGTAACTACTATTGTTTTGTACTACATAACACAGGAGGAGAGCTACCT GTATACACCTCTTTCTGGGTTTTATGGAGTTCTTTCAGGACTACTGGTGGGCATCAAACAAATTTTACCTGATCAGGAGCTTAATCTTTTTGTGCTCAAGATTAGTGCAAAG TGGGTTCCATCTATGGTTGCATTTGTCTCAGTTGTTGTAAGCTTCTTCCTGAAGGAATCAATGGCATATCTTCCAACCATATTACTTGGTATCTATGTGAGTTGGATTTACCTGCGATACTTCCAGAAGAGACTAGAAGTGGGCCTAAGAGGAGATCCAAGTGATGAATTTTCATTTTCGAGCTTCTTCCCTGGATTTTTGAG GCCAATTTTGGACCCTATAGCTTCTATCTTCCACAAACTTTTCTGTGGGCGATCTGCAAGATCTGAAGGCACCGGCCAGGCACTGGATGGCTCACAGTTCCCTGGTTCAGGCTCCATTGAGGCGAACAGGAGGAG AGAAAGGGGTCAGAGAGCGCTGGAGCAGAGACTGGCAGAGAAGCTGGCCGCAGTCAGGAGCGCGGAAGGCAAGGCCCCGCCATCACCACCGACCCAGCAGCTGGAGGATGATGCTTCTGATAAAGTCTGA
- the LOC120687881 gene encoding probable glutathione peroxidase 4: MGAVESVPETSIHEFTIKDCNGKEVSLETYKGKVLLVVNVASKCGFTETNYTQLTELYQKYRDKDFEILAFPCNQFLRQEPGTAEQAKDFACTRFKAEYPVFQKVRVNGPDAAPVYKFLKASKPGLFGSRIKWNFTKFLVDKNGKVIERYATSTAPMSIEKDIQKALEE, translated from the exons ATGGGGGCGGTCGAGTCCGTGCCGGAGACCTCCATACACGAATTCACCATCAAG GATTGCAACGGCAAGGAAGTGAGCCTGGAGACCTACAAGGGGAAGGTCCTCCTCGTTGTCAACGTCGCCTCCAAATG TGGGTTCACGGAGACCAATTACACGCAGCTGACGGAGCTTTATCAGAAGTACAGGGACAAAG ACTTTGAGATATTAGCATTCCCCTGCAATCAGTTCTTGCGGCAAGAGCCAGGGACTGCTGAGCAGGCAAAAGACTTTGCTTGCACCAGATTTAAAGCAGAATACCCAGTTTTTCAGAAG GTGCGTGTAAATGGTCCAGATGCTGCGCCGGTCTACAAGTTTCTGAAAGCGAGCAAGCCTGGTTTGTTTGGGTCAAGAATCAAATGGAATTTTACTAAGTTTCTCGTCGACAAAAATGGGAAGGTCATTGAAAGATATGCAACTTCGACTGCTCCAATGTCAATTGag AAGGACATCCAGAAGGCCCTTGAGGAATAG
- the LOC120687878 gene encoding protein HUA2-LIKE 3-like isoform X1 — MAPAKRKRAAAAAAAAAAAAAKWKVGDLVLAKMKGFPAWPAMISEPEQWGQSSAKKKPLVYFYGTKQIAFCNYTDLEAFTEEKKRSLLAKRHGKGADFLRAVDEIIEVYDSLKERDNNKLELAADEVKPVVEKLAENNSCLDTENQVNGSNTHSGKMIEDHSITTRNPDMVNSDGPSVTVKGDEPCVVNSAPYEPTENVTILDEMRDIPLCPNAFSNKPRDAQPQNCYTRSRVPSLRKSRSSISVESRKAQGSGKLLDCQSHTEDDKANSGAISTSDTVLLHSSIGTFNKSVALETISSKRKLNSPVKVDSTCNSEASENGASETELKSNGTSNLPMDNSVFKRKRKADRKPLTHYKDCTPPNKGEELQAEYSEILPDSPNSKNEVNKSDGDEHLPLVKRARVRMGRSQLEDSPIDDIDVSNKKLEIAITADKCDTHYTPALPIKDYSADQVAAVVNTVSNPSSKFDMPFLSREGHPSWKNKEYHPKILALDVEAALPPSKRLHRALEAMSANVAETNNSIPEVTGHSDMVLDGSLSMGNNHSNISADAVVTVSNKPGIVQSPGPSLDTEFVHSPSGKYTSESIFQNNAVSYSASVPSKANNHDNHIMTKGDICEETHMDSKAVNCSLVCNELDNDVCGKTSALCMKSNEPALDATQTTSVPDRLSSSLEKASENVVTIHVKETRAFGSAACDVDGTDKPVDHASNNVITNAICHGEIVIAESVNNVGDTASNSSLATKSSSIQSDADTRTSEVHMFSSLALKELNHRNLKDKSTSPDSMPMKELIAVAQARRFSRSTSFPDNFLNAKYIPETSVNTPPKEGSHSQLSPSNRIIRSTTANDNVHSRSPFNSIQQKKLAGHDEANVARRSFKDFLATMTRTKESIARATRLAIECAKFGIAGEAIDIIVEHLEKESNLYKRVDLFFLVDSITQCSRNQKGGAGDVYPSLIQAVLPRILYASAPPGNSAWENRKQCLKVLKLWLERKTLSEYVIRHHIREIETINEASFGSSHRPSRTERALNDPLRDNEGMLVDEYGSNAGFQLPNIICTKVLEEEDGNSSEDRSFEAVTPEQDAPDNDDNVESQMPLEKHRHILEEVDGELEMEDVAPPSETEVTTKCLPEQSGTNCTPSDQHPSDVGPPLPVDRPPSPPPLPSSPPPVPPPPPAPIPQSAQMQPKLQTTSDPIGPHPPRATYNIQNQQPHSIEHPGNMNPSVAPLPPPPFNNSGYGGQSNQIPPPPPMAPLNPPGPHSNFPAPPAPYHGNNYHRPPTTSIPNEGYHMQPPPPPPPPNQFPPVPPEHQQRPHHWGNNCPPYPERYQYNGHDRGHPRRDRRQHGHDRQHHFDDRGYHYDDRGYHYDDRGHYFDDRRHHFDDRGHHFDDRAIRGPMHHEAADRGRYAFPPGPPPIPDHFEGPPAPMHYGRPSDPPPGPCAGWSRPPRISNYSPSRHSMEPPVSHAAGGHGGWRPR, encoded by the exons ATGGCGCCGGCCAAGAGgaagcgggcggcggcagcggccgccgcggcggccgcagccGCGGCCAAGTGGAAGGTGGGCGACCTCGTGCTCGCCAAGATGAAGGGCTTCCCGGCTTGGCCGGCCATG ATAAGTGAACCAGAGCAGTGGGGCCAGTCTTCTGCTAAAAAGAAGCCACTGGTCTATTTTTATGGTACTAAACAGAT TGCTTTCTGCAATTACACTGATCTTGAGGCATTCACGGAAGAGAAAAAAAGGTCCCTACTTGCTAAGCGACATGGTAAAGGGGCTGATTTTCTGAGAGCAGTTGATGAAATAATTGAAGTTTATGATTCTTTAAAAGAGAGAGATAATAATAAGCTTGAATTGGCTGCTGATGAAGTAAAGCCAGTTGTAGAAAAGCTTGCTGAAAATAATAGCTGCTTAGATACTGAAAATCAGGTCAATGGATCCAATACGCATAGTGGTAAAATGATAGAAGATCATTCTATCACTACCAGGAATCCTGACATGGTCAATTCTGATGGGCCTTCTGTCACTGTAAAGGGTGACGAGCCCTGTGTTGTAAATTCTGCTCCTTATGAGCCTACTGAAAATGTAACCATCCTTGATGAAATGAGGGATATTCCTTTGTGTCCTAATGCATTTTCAAACAAACCAAGGGATGCACAGCCGCAGAATTGCTATACACGTAGTAGGGTTCCATCGCTGCGGAAGTCAAGAAGTTCAATAAGTGTTGAATCAAGAAAAGCTCAAGGTTCTGGTAAACTTTTGGATTGTCAAAGTCACACAGAGGATGACAAAGCCAACTCAGGTGCTATTTCTACATCAGATACTGTTTTGTTGCATTCTAGTATAGGCACCTTCAACAAATCTGTAGCTTTGGAGACTATTAGCAGCAAGAGAAAGTTGAACTCTCCTGTTAAGGTGGATAGTACCTGTAACAGTGAAGCATCTGAAAACGGAGCTTCAGAGACAGAATTGAAATCAAATGGTACATCTAATCTTCCAATGGACAATTCAGTAtttaagagaaaaagaaaagcagaCAGAAAGCCTCTTACACATTATAAAGATTGTACACCACCAAACAAAGGTGAAGAATTGCAGGCTGAATACAGTGAAATCCTTCCAGATTCTCCAAATTCGAAGAATGAAGTGAATAAGTCAGATGGAGATGAGCACTTGCCACTGGTCAAAAGGGCAAGGGTCCGAATGGGAAGGTCTCAATTGGAGGATTCACCAATTGATGATATTGATGTTTCTAATAAAAAGCTAGAGATCGCTATAACTGCAGACAAATGCGATACACATTATACACCTGCATTACCTATCAAAGATTATTCAGCTGATCAGGTTGCGGCAGTGGTAAATACTGTTTCTAATCCATCATCCAAATTTGATATGCCTTTCCTATCAAGGGAGGGTCATCCTTCTTGGAAGAACAAAGAATACCATCCAAAGATTTTGGCATTGGATGTTGAAGCTGCTTTACCTCCATCAAAACGTCTTCATCGAGCCTTAGAAGCAATGTCTGCTAATGTTGCTGAAACTAACAATAGTATACCTGAAGTTACAGGGCACAGTGACATGGTTCTAGATGGTTCTTTGTCAATGGGAAACAACCATTCTAATATATCTGCTGATGCAGTAGTCACTGTATCTAATAAACCTGGAATAGTTCAAAGCCCTGGACCTTCTTTGGACACAGAGTTTGTGCATAGTCCATCTGGCAAATATACCTCTGAATCAATTTTTCAAAATAATGCTGTTTCTTATTCTGCTTCAGTTCCTTCAAAAGCAAACAATCATGACAATCATATCATGACAAAAGGCGATATATGTGAAGAAACCCATATGGATAGCAAAGCTGTCAATTGTTCCTTGGTTTGTAATGAACTGGATAATGATGTCTGTGGGAAAACTTCAGCCCTTTGTATGAAATCGAATGAGCCTGCTCTTGATGCTACACAAACCACATCTGTACCTGACCGGTTATCTTCATCTTTGGAGAAAGCTAGTGAAAATGTGGTGACAATCCATGTCAAAGAGACAAGAGCCTTTGGCTCAGCTGCCTGTGATGTTGACGGAACTGATAAGCCAGTTGACCATGCAAGCAACAATGTGATCACCAATGCTATATGCCATGGTGAGATTGTTATAGCGGAATCCGTAAACAATGTGGGTGATACGGCAAGCAACTCTTCGTTGGCTACTAAATCATCCAGTATACAATCCGATGCAGACACCCGGACATCTGAAGT gCATATGTTCTCATCTTTGGCATTAAAAGAACTGAACCACAGAAATCTAAAGGACAAGAGCACTTCCCCAGATTCAATGCCAATGAAAGAACTTATAGCTGTTGCACAAGCTAGAAGGTTCTCACGATCAACTTCCTTTCCAGATAACTTCTTAAATGCCAAGTATATTCCTGAAACATCAGTAAATACACCTCCGAAGGAAGGATCGCACAGTCAGTTGTCACCTTCAAATCGGATTATCAGGTCCACCACTGCAAATGATAATGTTCATTCTAGGAGTCCCTTTAATAGCATTCAACAGAAGAAATTAGCAGGGCATGATGAAGCCAATGTGGCAAGAAGGTCTTTCAAAGATTTCCTTGCTACAATGACGAGAACAAAAGAAAGTATTGCACGTGCGACACGTCTTGCTATCGAGTGTGCTAAATTTGGCATTGCTGGTGAG GCAATTGACATTATCGTTGAACATCTGGAGAAggaatcaaatttatataagaGGGTGGACCTCTTCTTTCTTGTAGATTCAATAACACAATGCTCTCGCAACCAGAAAG GTGGAGCTGGAGATGTATATCCCTCTCTTATTCAGGCAGTTCTACCTCGAATACTCTATGCTTCTGCGCCCCCTGGAAACTCAGCATGGGAGAATCGAAAGCAATGCCTCAAG GTTTTGAAACTTTGGCTCGAAAGAAAAACACTTTCAGAGTACGTCATCCGTCACCATATTAGGGAAATTGAGACTATCAATGAGGCGTCATTTGGAAGTTCTCACCGTCCTTCAAGAACAGAGAGAGCTCTAAATGACCCTTTGCGTGACAATGAAGGAATGCTTGTTGATGAGTATGGGAG TAATGCTGGTTTTCAGCTACCCAACATAATCTGCACAAAAGTacttgaagaagaagatggaaaCTCCTCTGAAGATAGGAGCTTTGAAGCTGTTACACCTGAACAGGATGCTCCAGATAATGATGACAACGTGGAATCTCAAATGCCTTTGGAGAAGCATCGCCACATTCTCGAAGAAGTTGATGGTGAGCTTGAGATGGAGGATGTAGCTCCACCATCTGAAACTGAAGTTACCACCAAATGCCTACCAGAGCAAAGTGGCACTAATTGTACGCCATCTGATCAACACCCTTCAGATGTTGGTCCTCCCCTTCCTGTGGATAGGCCTCCATCACCTCCGCCATTGCCATCATCTCCTCCACCTGTGCCACCTCCGCCACCTGCCCCCATTCCCCAGAGTGCGCAGATGCAGCCAAAATTACAAACGACATCTGATCCCATTGGGCCGCATCCTCCAAGAGCTACATAT AATATTCAAAATCAACAACCACATTCTATTGAGCACCCAGGTAACATGAATCCTTCTGTTGCACCATTGCCGCCTCCACCATTTAATAATTCAGGATATGGTGGGCAATCAAATCAGATTCCACCTCCCCCACCGATGGCACCACTCAATCCTCCTGGTCCCCATAGCAATTTCCCTGCACCCCCAGCACCATACCATGGAAATAACTATCATCGGCCTCCAACTACATCAATTCCTAATGAGGGATATCATATGCAACcaccaccccctccgccgcctccaaaTCAATTCCCTCCTGTGCCACCAGAACACCAACAAAGGCCACACCACTGGGGTAATAACTGTCCTCCGTATCCTGAGAGATATCAGTACAATGGACATGATCGAGGTCATCCCAGACGTGACAGAAGGCAACACGGGCATGACAGACAACATCATTTTGATGATAGAGGTTACCACTACGATGATAGAGGATATCACTACGATGATAGAGGCCATTACTTTGATGATAGAAGACATCATTTTGATGATCGAGGACACCATTTTGATGATCGAGCTATTAGGGGGCCAATGCACCATGAGGCTGCTGACAGGGGAAGATATGCTTTTCCGCCAG GACCTCCTCCGATTCCAGACCACTTTGAAGGTCCACCAGCCCCAATGCACTATGGGCGACCATCGGATCCTCCACCAGGGCCTTGTGCAGGCTGGTCTAGGCCCCCTAGGATATCTAACTATTCTCCCTCCAGACATTCTATGGAGCCTCCAGTTTCACATGCAGCTGGTG GACATGGTGGCTGGAGACCACGATAA
- the LOC120687878 gene encoding protein HUA2-LIKE 2-like isoform X2, which translates to MIEDHSITTRNPDMVNSDGPSVTVKGDEPCVVNSAPYEPTENVTILDEMRDIPLCPNAFSNKPRDAQPQNCYTRSRVPSLRKSRSSISVESRKAQGSGKLLDCQSHTEDDKANSGAISTSDTVLLHSSIGTFNKSVALETISSKRKLNSPVKVDSTCNSEASENGASETELKSNGTSNLPMDNSVFKRKRKADRKPLTHYKDCTPPNKGEELQAEYSEILPDSPNSKNEVNKSDGDEHLPLVKRARVRMGRSQLEDSPIDDIDVSNKKLEIAITADKCDTHYTPALPIKDYSADQVAAVVNTVSNPSSKFDMPFLSREGHPSWKNKEYHPKILALDVEAALPPSKRLHRALEAMSANVAETNNSIPEVTGHSDMVLDGSLSMGNNHSNISADAVVTVSNKPGIVQSPGPSLDTEFVHSPSGKYTSESIFQNNAVSYSASVPSKANNHDNHIMTKGDICEETHMDSKAVNCSLVCNELDNDVCGKTSALCMKSNEPALDATQTTSVPDRLSSSLEKASENVVTIHVKETRAFGSAACDVDGTDKPVDHASNNVITNAICHGEIVIAESVNNVGDTASNSSLATKSSSIQSDADTRTSEVHMFSSLALKELNHRNLKDKSTSPDSMPMKELIAVAQARRFSRSTSFPDNFLNAKYIPETSVNTPPKEGSHSQLSPSNRIIRSTTANDNVHSRSPFNSIQQKKLAGHDEANVARRSFKDFLATMTRTKESIARATRLAIECAKFGIAGEAIDIIVEHLEKESNLYKRVDLFFLVDSITQCSRNQKGGAGDVYPSLIQAVLPRILYASAPPGNSAWENRKQCLKVLKLWLERKTLSEYVIRHHIREIETINEASFGSSHRPSRTERALNDPLRDNEGMLVDEYGSNAGFQLPNIICTKVLEEEDGNSSEDRSFEAVTPEQDAPDNDDNVESQMPLEKHRHILEEVDGELEMEDVAPPSETEVTTKCLPEQSGTNCTPSDQHPSDVGPPLPVDRPPSPPPLPSSPPPVPPPPPAPIPQSAQMQPKLQTTSDPIGPHPPRATYNIQNQQPHSIEHPGNMNPSVAPLPPPPFNNSGYGGQSNQIPPPPPMAPLNPPGPHSNFPAPPAPYHGNNYHRPPTTSIPNEGYHMQPPPPPPPPNQFPPVPPEHQQRPHHWGNNCPPYPERYQYNGHDRGHPRRDRRQHGHDRQHHFDDRGYHYDDRGYHYDDRGHYFDDRRHHFDDRGHHFDDRAIRGPMHHEAADRGRYAFPPGPPPIPDHFEGPPAPMHYGRPSDPPPGPCAGWSRPPRISNYSPSRHSMEPPVSHAAGGHGGWRPR; encoded by the exons ATGATAGAAGATCATTCTATCACTACCAGGAATCCTGACATGGTCAATTCTGATGGGCCTTCTGTCACTGTAAAGGGTGACGAGCCCTGTGTTGTAAATTCTGCTCCTTATGAGCCTACTGAAAATGTAACCATCCTTGATGAAATGAGGGATATTCCTTTGTGTCCTAATGCATTTTCAAACAAACCAAGGGATGCACAGCCGCAGAATTGCTATACACGTAGTAGGGTTCCATCGCTGCGGAAGTCAAGAAGTTCAATAAGTGTTGAATCAAGAAAAGCTCAAGGTTCTGGTAAACTTTTGGATTGTCAAAGTCACACAGAGGATGACAAAGCCAACTCAGGTGCTATTTCTACATCAGATACTGTTTTGTTGCATTCTAGTATAGGCACCTTCAACAAATCTGTAGCTTTGGAGACTATTAGCAGCAAGAGAAAGTTGAACTCTCCTGTTAAGGTGGATAGTACCTGTAACAGTGAAGCATCTGAAAACGGAGCTTCAGAGACAGAATTGAAATCAAATGGTACATCTAATCTTCCAATGGACAATTCAGTAtttaagagaaaaagaaaagcagaCAGAAAGCCTCTTACACATTATAAAGATTGTACACCACCAAACAAAGGTGAAGAATTGCAGGCTGAATACAGTGAAATCCTTCCAGATTCTCCAAATTCGAAGAATGAAGTGAATAAGTCAGATGGAGATGAGCACTTGCCACTGGTCAAAAGGGCAAGGGTCCGAATGGGAAGGTCTCAATTGGAGGATTCACCAATTGATGATATTGATGTTTCTAATAAAAAGCTAGAGATCGCTATAACTGCAGACAAATGCGATACACATTATACACCTGCATTACCTATCAAAGATTATTCAGCTGATCAGGTTGCGGCAGTGGTAAATACTGTTTCTAATCCATCATCCAAATTTGATATGCCTTTCCTATCAAGGGAGGGTCATCCTTCTTGGAAGAACAAAGAATACCATCCAAAGATTTTGGCATTGGATGTTGAAGCTGCTTTACCTCCATCAAAACGTCTTCATCGAGCCTTAGAAGCAATGTCTGCTAATGTTGCTGAAACTAACAATAGTATACCTGAAGTTACAGGGCACAGTGACATGGTTCTAGATGGTTCTTTGTCAATGGGAAACAACCATTCTAATATATCTGCTGATGCAGTAGTCACTGTATCTAATAAACCTGGAATAGTTCAAAGCCCTGGACCTTCTTTGGACACAGAGTTTGTGCATAGTCCATCTGGCAAATATACCTCTGAATCAATTTTTCAAAATAATGCTGTTTCTTATTCTGCTTCAGTTCCTTCAAAAGCAAACAATCATGACAATCATATCATGACAAAAGGCGATATATGTGAAGAAACCCATATGGATAGCAAAGCTGTCAATTGTTCCTTGGTTTGTAATGAACTGGATAATGATGTCTGTGGGAAAACTTCAGCCCTTTGTATGAAATCGAATGAGCCTGCTCTTGATGCTACACAAACCACATCTGTACCTGACCGGTTATCTTCATCTTTGGAGAAAGCTAGTGAAAATGTGGTGACAATCCATGTCAAAGAGACAAGAGCCTTTGGCTCAGCTGCCTGTGATGTTGACGGAACTGATAAGCCAGTTGACCATGCAAGCAACAATGTGATCACCAATGCTATATGCCATGGTGAGATTGTTATAGCGGAATCCGTAAACAATGTGGGTGATACGGCAAGCAACTCTTCGTTGGCTACTAAATCATCCAGTATACAATCCGATGCAGACACCCGGACATCTGAAGT gCATATGTTCTCATCTTTGGCATTAAAAGAACTGAACCACAGAAATCTAAAGGACAAGAGCACTTCCCCAGATTCAATGCCAATGAAAGAACTTATAGCTGTTGCACAAGCTAGAAGGTTCTCACGATCAACTTCCTTTCCAGATAACTTCTTAAATGCCAAGTATATTCCTGAAACATCAGTAAATACACCTCCGAAGGAAGGATCGCACAGTCAGTTGTCACCTTCAAATCGGATTATCAGGTCCACCACTGCAAATGATAATGTTCATTCTAGGAGTCCCTTTAATAGCATTCAACAGAAGAAATTAGCAGGGCATGATGAAGCCAATGTGGCAAGAAGGTCTTTCAAAGATTTCCTTGCTACAATGACGAGAACAAAAGAAAGTATTGCACGTGCGACACGTCTTGCTATCGAGTGTGCTAAATTTGGCATTGCTGGTGAG GCAATTGACATTATCGTTGAACATCTGGAGAAggaatcaaatttatataagaGGGTGGACCTCTTCTTTCTTGTAGATTCAATAACACAATGCTCTCGCAACCAGAAAG GTGGAGCTGGAGATGTATATCCCTCTCTTATTCAGGCAGTTCTACCTCGAATACTCTATGCTTCTGCGCCCCCTGGAAACTCAGCATGGGAGAATCGAAAGCAATGCCTCAAG GTTTTGAAACTTTGGCTCGAAAGAAAAACACTTTCAGAGTACGTCATCCGTCACCATATTAGGGAAATTGAGACTATCAATGAGGCGTCATTTGGAAGTTCTCACCGTCCTTCAAGAACAGAGAGAGCTCTAAATGACCCTTTGCGTGACAATGAAGGAATGCTTGTTGATGAGTATGGGAG TAATGCTGGTTTTCAGCTACCCAACATAATCTGCACAAAAGTacttgaagaagaagatggaaaCTCCTCTGAAGATAGGAGCTTTGAAGCTGTTACACCTGAACAGGATGCTCCAGATAATGATGACAACGTGGAATCTCAAATGCCTTTGGAGAAGCATCGCCACATTCTCGAAGAAGTTGATGGTGAGCTTGAGATGGAGGATGTAGCTCCACCATCTGAAACTGAAGTTACCACCAAATGCCTACCAGAGCAAAGTGGCACTAATTGTACGCCATCTGATCAACACCCTTCAGATGTTGGTCCTCCCCTTCCTGTGGATAGGCCTCCATCACCTCCGCCATTGCCATCATCTCCTCCACCTGTGCCACCTCCGCCACCTGCCCCCATTCCCCAGAGTGCGCAGATGCAGCCAAAATTACAAACGACATCTGATCCCATTGGGCCGCATCCTCCAAGAGCTACATAT AATATTCAAAATCAACAACCACATTCTATTGAGCACCCAGGTAACATGAATCCTTCTGTTGCACCATTGCCGCCTCCACCATTTAATAATTCAGGATATGGTGGGCAATCAAATCAGATTCCACCTCCCCCACCGATGGCACCACTCAATCCTCCTGGTCCCCATAGCAATTTCCCTGCACCCCCAGCACCATACCATGGAAATAACTATCATCGGCCTCCAACTACATCAATTCCTAATGAGGGATATCATATGCAACcaccaccccctccgccgcctccaaaTCAATTCCCTCCTGTGCCACCAGAACACCAACAAAGGCCACACCACTGGGGTAATAACTGTCCTCCGTATCCTGAGAGATATCAGTACAATGGACATGATCGAGGTCATCCCAGACGTGACAGAAGGCAACACGGGCATGACAGACAACATCATTTTGATGATAGAGGTTACCACTACGATGATAGAGGATATCACTACGATGATAGAGGCCATTACTTTGATGATAGAAGACATCATTTTGATGATCGAGGACACCATTTTGATGATCGAGCTATTAGGGGGCCAATGCACCATGAGGCTGCTGACAGGGGAAGATATGCTTTTCCGCCAG GACCTCCTCCGATTCCAGACCACTTTGAAGGTCCACCAGCCCCAATGCACTATGGGCGACCATCGGATCCTCCACCAGGGCCTTGTGCAGGCTGGTCTAGGCCCCCTAGGATATCTAACTATTCTCCCTCCAGACATTCTATGGAGCCTCCAGTTTCACATGCAGCTGGTG GACATGGTGGCTGGAGACCACGATAA
- the LOC120687880 gene encoding coiled-coil domain-containing protein 1-like: MAASATHAAVLAAALLLLPSLLAPVAVAQPAKGAKAFCISQFAIASQACSILPPSPPDEHHHHDDDDDDDDDDHEDDERRRDRDRHRRGHRAAAISLSALMASSNGSQHGAAVVAVNRTGGHHHGNRTRGGHGRRRGRGRGRLRDGDDQHDTDDPDHDDDHSGDDDHSGDDDHHDADDPDHDDEHEDDDDDDAHHHDTDDPDHDDDHDDEDDDDDDDDDDDDHHDEELRAYRDCCRWLKEVQKDCVCEALLRLPPFLVKPQHTYVVRVGRTCKITYRCGGV; this comes from the coding sequence AtggccgcctcggcgacccacgccgcggtgctcgccgccgccctcctcctcctcccgtccCTCCTCGCGCCCGTCGCCGTGGCGCAGCCGGCCAAGGGCGCCAAGGCGTTCTGCATCAGCCAGTTCGCCATCGCCAGCCAGGCGTGCTCCATCCTGCCGCCAAGCCCTCCCGACGAGCATCACCACcacgatgatgatgacgacgacgacgacgatgatcaCGAAGACGACGAGCGTCGCCGTGACCGCGACCGGCACCGTCGCGGCCACCGCGCGGCGGCGATCAGCCTCTCGGCCCTGATGGCGAGCAGTAATGGCAGCCAGCACGGcgctgccgtcgtcgccgtGAACCGCACCGGCGGGCACCACCACGGCAACCGCACCCGTGGCGGGCACGGGCGCAGGCGCGGCCGGGGACGCGGCCGCCTGCGGGACGGCGACGACCAGCACGACACGGACGATCCCGACCACGACGATGACCACAGCGGCGACGATGACCACAGCGGCGATGACGACCACCACGACGCCGACGACCCCGATCACGACGACGAGcatgaggacgacgacgacgacgacgcccacCACCACGACACCGACGACCCCGACCACGACGATGACCACGACGATgaagacgatgacgacgacgacgacgacgatgacgacgaccaccacGACGAGGAGCTCCGGGCGTACCGCGACTGCTGCCGGTGGCTCAAGGAGGTGCAGAAGGACTGCGTCTGCGAGGCGCTGCTGCGGCTGCCGCCGTTCCTCGTCAAGCCGCAGCACACGTACGTGGTCAGGGTGGGAAGGACGTGCAAGATCACCTACCGCTGCGGCGGCGTCTAG